A genome region from Erythrolamprus reginae isolate rEryReg1 chromosome 4, rEryReg1.hap1, whole genome shotgun sequence includes the following:
- the LOC139167128 gene encoding olfactory receptor 5V1-like yields MENRTFIKEFIFLGFSNHPDLYILFFFMFLAIYTITLAGNALIITLIKTDVTLHTPMYYFLTNLSFLDICYISATIPVMLINFFRLRKTISYAGCVAQLFFLITCAGTECVLLAVMAYDRYVAICSPLQYSSIMNHNACKKMAGFSWMCGLANSLVHTLLASSLIICKSNQLSHFFCDVPLLLKLSCSDTSVNEAVLHLASALIGLTPCLFTLLSYIRIIGTILKIKTSKGRVKAFSTCASHLIVVIVFYGTANFNYNRPSSGYSLDSDTLISSLYCIVTPMLNPIIYSLRNKEVKASLMKMKKKYFSLAVRS; encoded by the coding sequence ATGGAAAACCGAACTTTTATAAAGGAATTTATTTTCCTGGGTTTTTCAAACCATCCTGACCTCTATATTTTGTTCTTCTTTATGTTCTTAGCAATCTACACAATAACTTTAGCAGGGAATGCTCTGATCATCACTTTGATCAAGACTGATGTGACTCTGCACACACCTATGTACTATTTCTTGACAAATTTGTCCTTCCTAGACATATGTTATATCTCTGCCACAATCCCTGTTATGCTCATTAATTTTTTTCGACTGAGGAAAACTATCTCATATGCAGGATGCGTTGCCCAATTGTTTTTCCTCATTACTTGTGCAGGAACAGAATGTGTACTGTTGGCTGTCATGGCATATGATCGCTATGTGGCTATTTGTAGTCCTTTGCAATATTCTAGCATCATGAACCATAATGCTTGTAAGAAGATGGCAGGGTTCTCTTGGATGTGTGGTTTAGCAAACTCATTGGTGCACACTCTTCTTGCATCATCCTTAATCATCTGCAAATCCAATCAGCTCAGCCACTTCTTCTGCGATGTCCCGTTGCTTTTGAAGCTCTCTTGCTCAGATACATCAGTCAATGAAGCTGTACTCCATCTAGCCAGTGCTTTGATAGGACTCACCCCCTGCCTCTTTACACTTCTCTCCTACATCCGCATCATTGGCACCATTCTGAAGATCAAGACATCCAAAGGCAGAGTTAAAGCTTTCTCTACCTGTGCTTCACATCTGATTGTGGTTATAGTGTTTTATGGTACTGCTAACTTTAATTATAACAGGCCTAGTTCAGGATACTCTCTGGATAGTGATACTTTGATTTCCTCTCTGTATTGTATTGTGACCCCCATGTTAAATCCAATTATTTATAGTCTTAGGAATAAAGAGGTAAAAGCCAGcctaatgaaaatgaaaaaaaaatatttttctttggcAGTTAGAAGTTga